cAGCTttgcacaaggacggtgagtcactggcccataccgcgatggagaaagctgatcttttaggctctctcttcgcgtcgaattcgactctggatgaccaagGAAAGTCACCATCAACAATCCCGcgatgtgataccacgatgccggaggttacattccggcaaagtgcagttcgtaaagcacttctttccttggatattcataagtcgagtggacccgatggcatccctccaatcgtgctacggacttgtgctcccgagttggcaccggtcttaacgcgtcttttccggcaatcctatgcattcggcgtcgtcccgaactcctggaagactgctttggtgcatccgatccctaaaaagggcaaccgctcagatccgtccaattataggcctatagccatcacctccttgttctccaaggtaatggagtccattattaactgccagctcctgcggtacctagagaagtaccagctgattagcgaccgccagtacggtttccgtcggggtcgctcagccggtgatcttctagtttacctgactcgtaaatgggcggaagcagttgagagcaagggggaggcattagcagccagtctggacatagcgaaggctttcgatcgcgtgtggcacaaagcgcttctttcgaagcttccttcatatgggcttcccgggaaattactcaattggattaccagttttttggcagatcgagcatcaaggtcgttgttgacagtgcatgctccgacttaaaattcgtcaatgctggtgttccacaaggctgcgttctttcacccactctgtttcttctgcatatcaatgacatgttgcaaatcagtaacattcactgctatgcagacgacagcaccgtagacacctcatacaccggccgtgttaatatttctcgggaaaacgtcgaagaaaaccggaacaaacttgtgtctgaaatcgactcttcgttaaacaaagtttcgaactggggtcggctaaacctagtccatttcaaccccaaaaagacgcaagtttgcgcgttaactgctaaaaaaacaccatttgtcgtatctccacgattcgagaacattccgttagccgccacagctagtatcggaatacttggcgtcgatgtttcgagcctcgttcagttccgcggtcaattggaaggcaaagccaaattggcatcaaaaaagctcggtgtgctcagcaaggcaagacagtatttcacgtcggcccatcatCTAAGACTATataaggcgcaaattcggcctcacatggaatactgctctcacctctgggcgggtgctccccagtaccagctccttccatttgaccgtatccaacgtagagcggctcgaattatcgacaatcaagccctctccgatctgcttgatcctttggctttgcgtagagatgttggatcgctctgcatcttctacagaatttatcacggggaatgttccgaggaattgttcggattaatcccggctgctgaatttcaccttcggacatctcgtcaaaattccaaatatcacccgcaccacctagatgtccgaaattccacaacagcgcgatttttaagatactttctgcctcgcacaaccactctgtggaaccagctttcgccggcggtttttccgaaccgatacgacttaaaaaccttcaagaaaagagcgtactctttcctgaaaggccggcaacgcacctgcaagccccccggtgttgcagatgtccatgggcggtggtagtcactttccatcaggtgagcctcctgctcgtttgccacctctactataaaaaaaaaaatgatgaatattttgatataattgataaaattttagctttagtaattaaataataaaatcgctCCAATATTCTCAGTAATATAAACTCACTTAGTTTGTTGAGTCGATTCATTGAGATCTCGGTTGTTTATATTACAGACctagttttacaatatttaatattagtcagAAATGAACTCTTACATTAATCCTATTTTTATTTGGcgtttatatcattatttaatatttcaggtGCAGCCTTTCGACGGTCTCCCGCAACTTATTTGTAAGAAATGTGAATCCATTTTGAGTCAATatgcagaaataaaaaaaaattttcaagaAAAACAATGCGGTCTAAAATCAAACATAAAAGGAATTGTAAGTATTTTAgagctaattaaatttaattaataatattgttctgtaatcgtttttttttttataaaattgaaattaatgaaaGAGATTTGCGAAATAATCTGTATCGTCACATTGTATGCATAGATTGATTTGTTTAGAAAAGTTTGGTTTCtacttattatcataatatagcTTTGTTGCAATATGCAGAGAGATAAAATTTAACTGAATACGTATattgtttttcaattaattaattatatattggttTTCAGAATAAACCTATTGCACCCAGTATAAACCAACAGCAAGATACTGTTAGTTCTACTCAGCAAGTTGATAGTGATAGTAATAATCATATCAGTAAAACAAAACAGAAAGACAACCAGATAATCGTATCCACTAGCCAGAATTCATCTTTAGACAGAGAACCTGCTAAAGATAATAGGAACTTGTttggtgtaaaaaaaaatgtaggtaacAAATCCAAGTCAGTTTGGAAGAacgattatgaaaaaaattttgtATGTAGACTTTGCgccaaatctttaaaaaataaaaggagtATTGTACATCATCTACAGCAGTGCCACTTATTAAGAAACTACTCAAATGTCCTTCGAAggtgtattattaaaatgaataaaattgattcaataCCCAATTTgacattttcaaatgaaaatgttGTATACGGCAAAGATAAGATAATTAATTGTCAACTCAAAAATTATTACATCCTATATACGCGTAAATTAAATGAGATAAAAAGTGTATCTTCGGAATCATCCGATGAAGACTTTTCTATACCTCGCAAGAAACGTAAAAGACTTCGACTGTTTTCAAAAAGTTCAAATGAAACGCTggttattgataataatagcACTTCCCCGAGTCTCATACAATCACATAGGAAAGAAGAGAAACAAAATTACACAAAGAGTAATGAAAAAGAATTAACAGATGTAAGCGAAGTTGAACTCATTAACGTTGATGATTCAGATAGTGCATCAACAGCGAGCCAAACCACTTTGAATAAAACAGAAACTATCGAAAATGTAATTCCTCAAAAATCTACTATTGAAAACGATAAGGTTATACagaatataatatcaatgtgctacaacaaatatttaaagaggTTAGATATGAGTAGCAAGGATTCGAAGGACACAGGAAATGGCGAATCTGTCTTGCaacgtaaaattttaagtatggGACGAAAAGTAATCCACAAAAAGGGTCTAAATTCAACTGGACTTATAAGATACATGGTACAAAAAGATCTTGATGttgattgtataataaaatgtcaagcgaatgttactataaaaacaacattaaaagataaacaaaataacgaaaataGTACTCATCATACTTGGAAATGTTTAAAAGATGTTGATAATACTTACACGGCAATTGACTTTGTAGATCTTTTTGACAAAATAGTTAAGAGTCGAAATGTAGAAGAACAAAGTTCACAGCCAGAATATATTAGAGAAGATGACAATGATGTAACACTTGATATAAATGAAggtgtacatttaaataaacagtcaAATTACGATAATAGTGCCAAATTAACCGACAGTTCTTTGCCTTTAGTTGTACCATTCGATAACAATGTATATGAGAGAAAAGTAGAAAATTCTGTCTTATTCATACGCACTACTCAGGAAACcgaaaaaaacacttttttgaAAAAACTCTTGAATGAAAACCCTGTTGCTAATCCAAAGCAATTACCAAAGAAGGCTACTCCGGTGGAATTGTTTACATTGCTCACAAACTCTAGTTCTCCATCACATACTGAATCTAGGCTTGAAGTGTctaactttgaaaataatatgagTGGAAGTCTTCACATGCCAATTATAACTTCAACAGTTTCACTAGCTAATACATTAAACGAAGATAAAGAAAGCAATAATGAAACTGCTAACAAACCTGATTCAGAAGCTACTCAATCGCAATTACCGCGAATAAAAGTTAAGTCTGTAGCTGATCTTATGCCGCAAAATGCCGTTCCAAAAAGTCTTATTGTTCCATCAACAGCTTGGGCCACTCGTTATAGCTGTAACGACAATCAAAATAAGTttgtacagaaaaaaaatactccTAGGATGTTTGTGACAAATGATGAAACAAGTTACACGAATGTAAACTCTCACTCCGTTAATACAGGCAGTtattcacaatataatataaatcaaaacacTAATACAAGCGCGTTAGTTCCAACAAATTCAAATGTATCATCAGGGAACACACAGAATAAAGAGCAATATGTCATATTGCATACAGTTGAAATACCTCATACCAAAACAAAGTCACCATTTCGGTATCTTCAACAGTTGTTACAAATCcataacattgttttattagaTAGTATTGATATTGTTTCAGTTAGTATGTCGTgtcttattaaattcaaattagttttCCATCAAGAATCTAGTGTTGCCGTTACACTGTGTTTATCTTTCTATTGTAAACAGAATACATTCTGCATTAGAGTAATGGATGTTAATTCAAAACACATAGACATTGCTAAGCTATCCGCATATTGGCAGTGGGAAATACTTAAGGAATTTAAAGGAAATGTTGTTCCTAAGCTTTATGAAAATGCCAGT
This genomic window from Vanessa tameamea isolate UH-Manoa-2023 chromosome 5, ilVanTame1 primary haplotype, whole genome shotgun sequence contains:
- the LOC113392693 gene encoding uncharacterized protein LOC113392693 codes for the protein MSMIEVDPKLFITCRLCLDEMGQYQIVPQVQVQIKYCFDIEVQPFDGLPQLICKKCESILSQYAEIKKNFQEKQCGLKSNIKGINKPIAPSINQQQDTVSSTQQVDSDSNNHISKTKQKDNQIIVSTSQNSSLDREPAKDNRNLFGVKKNVGNKSKSVWKNDYEKNFVCRLCAKSLKNKRSIVHHLQQCHLLRNYSNVLRRCIIKMNKIDSIPNLTFSNENVVYGKDKIINCQLKNYYILYTRKLNEIKSVSSESSDEDFSIPRKKRKRLRLFSKSSNETLVIDNNSTSPSLIQSHRKEEKQNYTKSNEKELTDVSEVELINVDDSDSASTASQTTLNKTETIENVIPQKSTIENDKVIQNIISMCYNKYLKRLDMSSKDSKDTGNGESVLQRKILSMGRKVIHKKGLNSTGLIRYMVQKDLDVDCIIKCQANVTIKTTLKDKQNNENSTHHTWKCLKDVDNTYTAIDFVDLFDKIVKSRNVEEQSSQPEYIREDDNDVTLDINEGVHLNKQSNYDNSAKLTDSSLPLVVPFDNNVYERKVENSVLFIRTTQETEKNTFLKKLLNENPVANPKQLPKKATPVELFTLLTNSSSPSHTESRLEVSNFENNMSGSLHMPIITSTVSLANTLNEDKESNNETANKPDSEATQSQLPRIKVKSVADLMPQNAVPKSLIVPSTAWATRYSCNDNQNKFVQKKNTPRMFVTNDETSYTNVNSHSVNTGSYSQYNINQNTNTSALVPTNSNVSSGNTQNKEQYVILHTVEIPHTKTKSPFRYLQQLLQIHNIVLLDSIDIVSVSMSCLIKFKLVFHQESSVAVTLCLSFYCKQNTFCIRVMDVNSKHIDIAKLSAYWQWEILKEFKGNVVPKLYENASKISRDIFQHTYHFVRFLSSIEFSKCTV